A DNA window from Clostridia bacterium contains the following coding sequences:
- a CDS encoding MBL fold metallo-hydrolase, translated as MRFFSIASGSKGNCICVESGGTAVLIDAGVPSRRVAEVLHGFGIAPAAVKGVFITHEHSDHVKCLPYVIRAVKAPVFANMNTINALNLRAASDGCAFYELPTGREADMGALSLCSFRTSHDAAESVGYVVSDGKTRLAVCTDTGRMTKEASEAIAGCRLVYIESNHDEEMLINGPYPAYLKDRILSSRGHLSNTECACSCRAFAASGAEHFVLAHLSEENNTPELAVTTVGGILAAGGVRVGEDCTLEAAGQYGPSRVYEI; from the coding sequence TTGCGGTTTTTCAGCATCGCATCCGGAAGCAAAGGCAATTGCATATGCGTCGAAAGCGGCGGAACCGCCGTCCTCATAGACGCGGGAGTTCCGTCCCGCCGCGTAGCCGAAGTGCTGCACGGCTTCGGCATTGCGCCCGCCGCGGTGAAGGGCGTCTTCATCACGCACGAGCACTCCGATCATGTCAAATGCCTGCCTTACGTCATCCGCGCCGTCAAGGCGCCGGTCTTCGCGAATATGAACACGATAAACGCGCTGAACTTGCGCGCCGCTTCGGACGGCTGCGCCTTCTACGAGCTGCCGACGGGCAGGGAGGCGGATATGGGCGCGCTCTCGCTGTGCTCCTTCCGCACGTCCCACGATGCCGCCGAAAGCGTCGGCTACGTTGTTTCCGACGGCAAAACGCGCCTCGCGGTCTGCACCGACACCGGCAGGATGACGAAGGAGGCTTCTGAGGCGATCGCCGGCTGCCGCCTTGTCTACATAGAATCCAACCACGACGAGGAAATGCTCATCAACGGCCCGTACCCGGCGTATCTGAAAGACCGCATCCTCAGCAGCCGCGGCCACCTGTCAAACACCGAGTGCGCCTGCTCCTGCCGCGCCTTCGCGGCGAGCGGCGCTGAGCACTTCGTCCTCGCGCACCTGAGCGAAGAGAACAACACGCCCGAGCTCGCGGTCACCACCGTCGGCGGCATCCTCGCCGCGGGCGGCGTACGCGTAGGCGAAGACTGCACGCTCGAAGCGGCGGGGCAGTACGGGCCCTCGCGCGTGTACGAAATATAA
- a CDS encoding UDP-N-acetylglucosamine 1-carboxyvinyltransferase has translation MDSIIVRGGRRLKGEVNISGAKNAAIAVIPAAILSDGVCHIDNIPNISDVFTELETLTSMGATVTMRTANSFDIDTRGLRNVAPPYELARKMRASYYFLGALAGRFGEASVPMPGGCDIGVRPIDQHIKGFEALGATVDTTGGIINLKSDRLLGSSVYLDVVSVGATVNIMLAAVKARGLTVIENAAKEPHIVDLANFLNTMGADVRGAGTDTIKIRGVQQLHGCSYALIPDQIEAGTYMAAVAGAGGEVLINNIIPKHLESISAKLEEMGAEIREYDEAVYVGRTGPLNKVNIKTMPHPGFPTDMHPQIAAVLSIANGTSIINESVWENRFKYVDELKRFGANIQVDGKIAVIEGVEKLKAAPVRATDLRAGAAMIIAGLMAEGETEITHIHHIERGYENIIEKLRALGADISLKKDYTDTENVAG, from the coding sequence TTGGACAGCATCATCGTAAGAGGCGGCAGGCGCCTGAAAGGTGAAGTCAATATCAGCGGCGCGAAAAACGCCGCCATAGCGGTCATTCCGGCGGCGATCCTTTCCGACGGCGTGTGCCACATAGATAACATACCGAACATATCCGACGTCTTCACGGAGCTCGAAACGCTCACCAGCATGGGCGCGACGGTGACTATGCGCACCGCCAACAGCTTCGACATAGACACGCGCGGACTGCGCAACGTCGCTCCGCCTTACGAGCTCGCGCGGAAGATGCGCGCCAGCTACTACTTTCTCGGCGCTCTTGCCGGGCGCTTCGGCGAAGCGTCCGTTCCGATGCCGGGCGGCTGCGATATCGGCGTGCGCCCGATCGACCAGCACATCAAGGGCTTCGAGGCCCTTGGCGCGACGGTCGACACAACCGGCGGAATAATCAATCTGAAGTCGGACCGGCTCCTCGGCTCGTCCGTATACCTCGACGTCGTCTCCGTCGGCGCGACGGTGAACATCATGCTCGCCGCCGTGAAGGCGAGGGGACTGACCGTCATCGAGAACGCTGCGAAGGAGCCGCACATCGTCGACCTCGCGAACTTTCTGAATACGATGGGAGCCGACGTGCGCGGCGCCGGTACGGACACTATCAAGATCCGCGGCGTCCAGCAGCTCCACGGCTGCAGCTACGCGCTGATCCCCGATCAGATCGAAGCCGGCACCTACATGGCGGCGGTCGCGGGCGCGGGCGGCGAAGTGCTGATCAACAACATCATCCCGAAGCACCTTGAATCCATCAGCGCGAAGCTGGAGGAAATGGGCGCGGAGATCCGCGAATACGACGAAGCGGTCTACGTCGGCAGGACCGGCCCGCTGAACAAGGTCAACATCAAGACGATGCCGCACCCCGGCTTTCCGACGGATATGCACCCGCAGATCGCGGCGGTGCTTTCCATCGCCAACGGCACGAGCATCATCAACGAGAGCGTGTGGGAGAACCGCTTCAAATACGTCGACGAGCTCAAGCGCTTCGGCGCGAACATCCAGGTGGACGGCAAGATCGCGGTCATCGAGGGCGTGGAGAAGCTGAAGGCGGCTCCGGTCCGCGCGACCGACCTGCGCGCCGGCGCTGCGATGATAATCGCCGGACTCATGGCGGAGGGCGAGACCGAGATAACCCACATCCACCACATCGAGCGCGGCTATGAGAATATCATCGAGAAGCTCCGCGCGCTCGGCGCCGACATAAGCTTGAAAAAGGACTATACCGACACGGAAAACGTCGCCGGATAA
- a CDS encoding S24/S26 family peptidase codes for MKKALNITKKVFIWLLVVFSVAMIVFTLISVTTFNQNDRGIFGYRLFAVKTNSMAATDFKAGDVAIIKKLDSEGLAQLKEGDIIAFISQNGESYGETITHKIRRLTTDAEGNPGFVTYGTTTDTDDETVVTYPYVIGQYKGRIACIGSFFLFLKTTPGFITCIFVPLTLLILYNGVKLIILFRRYKREQLESLEKERSEVEEEKKRSAEMMRKLEELQEQLRASGINIDNVETSAKAPETESPEAEGETEADGADK; via the coding sequence ATGAAGAAAGCTCTCAACATCACGAAAAAAGTCTTCATATGGCTGCTTGTTGTGTTCTCGGTAGCGATGATCGTGTTCACGCTGATATCGGTAACGACCTTCAATCAGAATGACCGCGGCATTTTCGGCTACCGTTTATTCGCGGTAAAGACGAATTCGATGGCGGCAACCGACTTCAAAGCGGGCGACGTTGCGATAATCAAAAAGCTTGATTCCGAAGGCCTTGCGCAGCTGAAGGAAGGCGATATCATCGCCTTCATCTCGCAGAACGGCGAGAGCTACGGCGAAACGATAACCCACAAGATCCGCCGCTTGACCACGGACGCGGAAGGCAACCCCGGCTTCGTGACCTACGGCACGACGACCGACACCGACGACGAGACCGTTGTGACTTACCCATACGTGATAGGACAGTATAAAGGCCGCATCGCGTGCATAGGCTCGTTCTTCCTGTTCCTCAAAACTACGCCGGGCTTCATCACCTGCATATTCGTGCCGCTGACGTTGCTCATCCTCTATAACGGAGTAAAGCTGATAATCCTATTCCGCCGCTACAAGCGCGAACAGCTCGAGAGCCTCGAGAAGGAGCGCAGCGAGGTTGAAGAAGAGAAGAAGCGTTCCGCCGAGATGATGCGCAAGCTCGAGGAGCTTCAGGAGCAGCTCCGCGCGAGCGGTATAAATATAGATAATGTAGAAACTTCCGCAAAAGCACCGGAAACGGAATCCCCCGAGGCTGAAGGCGAAACGGAAGCGGACGGAGCCGACAAATGA
- a CDS encoding signal peptidase I has protein sequence MSETVKKNDSGAHLRESEECPKKKWPAIVRRVLLILIVALAVGMVVFTIFSVTVFDQNDRGIFGFKFFVVQTDSMAATDFKAGDVVISKETDPETLKPGDIITFISRDGSSYGETITHKIRRRTTDAEGRPAFVTYGTTTNSDDRSTVSYQYIIGKYVGRIPGIGDFFAFIKTPPGYMICIFVPFILLIMYHGFNVIRMFRRYRREQKEEMETERQQLEDERTETMRMLEELRKLQAKLGEQGVDVGASPAASAEEEPAVDGGAEAGAEELREEGS, from the coding sequence ATGAGCGAAACCGTAAAAAAAAACGATTCCGGCGCGCATCTTCGCGAGAGCGAGGAGTGCCCGAAAAAGAAATGGCCGGCGATTGTCAGAAGAGTACTGCTTATTCTGATTGTCGCGCTTGCCGTAGGCATGGTAGTATTCACAATCTTCTCGGTGACCGTTTTCGATCAGAACGACCGTGGCATATTCGGTTTTAAGTTCTTCGTTGTCCAGACGGATTCGATGGCGGCGACCGATTTCAAGGCGGGCGATGTCGTGATATCGAAAGAAACAGACCCGGAGACGCTCAAGCCCGGCGATATAATTACATTCATCTCTCGCGACGGTTCCAGCTACGGCGAAACGATCACGCACAAGATCCGCCGCCGCACGACCGACGCGGAAGGCCGTCCCGCTTTTGTTACCTATGGTACGACGACGAATTCGGACGACCGCTCGACGGTTTCGTATCAATACATAATCGGCAAATACGTTGGGCGCATACCGGGCATCGGCGACTTCTTCGCGTTTATCAAGACGCCGCCGGGCTATATGATATGTATCTTCGTGCCGTTCATCCTGCTGATAATGTATCACGGATTCAACGTTATCCGCATGTTCCGCAGATACAGACGCGAGCAGAAGGAAGAAATGGAAACGGAGCGTCAGCAGCTCGAGGATGAGCGTACCGAAACGATGCGGATGCTCGAGGAGCTCCGCAAGCTTCAGGCGAAGCTCGGGGAGCAGGGCGTCGACGTCGGCGCTTCACCCGCCGCGTCCGCCGAAGAGGAGCCCGCCGTCGACGGCGGCGCCGAAGCCGGGGCTGAGGAGCTCCGTGAAGAGGGTTCTTAA
- a CDS encoding DUF1273 family protein, with translation MNDIHISSAKKPYAMPEGLTLLPERTCCFTGHRPAALGFVEDSAEAVRVKARLREEILRHAALGVDVFITGMAQGIDTWAGEICARLRGEGTPLRLIAARPSPAQMSKASGEAKQRYEALLEQCDAVVTVSEKYTPWCNHDRDRFMVENSAYVIGVYNGADSGGTYYTLRYARKLGRAITLITTGTILDL, from the coding sequence ATGAACGATATTCATATTTCAAGCGCAAAAAAGCCGTACGCGATGCCCGAAGGGCTGACGCTCCTGCCGGAGCGCACCTGCTGCTTCACGGGGCACCGCCCGGCGGCGCTCGGCTTCGTGGAGGACAGCGCGGAGGCTGTGCGCGTCAAGGCGCGCCTGCGCGAAGAGATCCTGCGGCACGCCGCGCTCGGCGTGGACGTCTTCATCACCGGCATGGCGCAGGGGATCGACACGTGGGCGGGGGAGATATGCGCCCGCCTGCGCGGAGAGGGAACTCCGCTGCGGCTGATCGCGGCGCGTCCGAGTCCGGCGCAGATGTCGAAGGCGTCGGGCGAGGCGAAGCAGCGTTACGAAGCGCTGCTGGAGCAGTGCGACGCGGTGGTGACCGTTTCGGAGAAATACACCCCGTGGTGCAACCACGACCGCGACCGCTTCATGGTGGAAAACTCGGCTTACGTCATCGGCGTCTACAACGGCGCCGACTCCGGCGGCACGTATTACACCCTGCGCTACGCGCGAAAGCTCGGCCGCGCCATCACGCTCATCACCACCGGCACGATACTGGACCTCTGA
- a CDS encoding UvrD-helicase domain-containing protein, producing MSVKTDFLRLRREYIESEYERLNAMQRKAVLASGSPLLILAGAGSGKTTVIVEKIACLLRFGDAYNSDEVCFDPTADDVAELEAALKLKAPLSERLRRMLSVDAPKPWQVLAITFTNKAANELKERIALSCGADAAQDVWASTFHSACVRILRREIEALGYSSAFTIYDADDTKRVIKEAVKSLGLDGDYYKPAAVAARISAAKSAFIGADEYAKDATGDVFLESVAKIYARYAETLKKANAVDFDDIINLTVKLFREFPDRLAYWREKFRFVLVDEYQDTNAAQFLLVYLLTKETRSVCVVGDDDQSIYKFRGATIRNILDFEKYYPEAVTIRLEQNYRSTGNILAAANAVIANNLERKGKNLWTEKPLGEKITLCTCADERGEGDYVAACILKHQREGGKLSDCAVLYRTNAQAAQIEQSLNYFKIPNRVIGGTRFFERREIKDVISYLCVIANPSDDLRLKRIINLPKRGIGDTTVEAAERIAAGLGEPIINVIREAENYPDLERSKAKLAEFCALLDELTDAALNAPFEDIVKTVAEKSGYMAMLAAERDRDGLDRADNVLELGSMLIRYKNDKTAAGEEATLTGFLEDMSLVTDIDDYDKNADAVVLMTLHNAKGLEFNVVFITGLEEELFPSMRSYDDGEIEEERRLMYVGVTRAREKLYLTRAEQRLLYGATRFKRPSRFLEELPREYVEKTDTLPKRTVKADFGDFFGVARSTYAPKRPPAGRPPRPSASASAPKAGKTFSVGDRVKHAAFGEGTVVSAIPMGNDTLLEVNFTVGKKKIMANFAPIEKI from the coding sequence ATGAGCGTAAAGACCGATTTCCTGCGGCTGCGCAGGGAGTACATCGAATCCGAATACGAACGCCTCAACGCCATGCAGCGCAAAGCGGTGCTCGCTTCGGGCAGCCCGCTTCTCATCCTCGCGGGAGCCGGCAGCGGCAAAACGACCGTCATAGTCGAAAAGATCGCCTGCCTGCTGCGCTTCGGCGACGCCTATAACAGCGACGAAGTCTGCTTCGACCCGACCGCGGACGACGTCGCGGAGCTGGAAGCCGCGCTGAAGCTGAAAGCGCCGCTTTCCGAGCGCCTGCGCCGGATGCTCTCCGTCGACGCGCCGAAGCCGTGGCAGGTGCTGGCGATAACCTTCACCAACAAGGCGGCGAACGAGCTGAAGGAGCGCATCGCGCTCTCCTGCGGCGCCGACGCCGCGCAGGACGTCTGGGCGTCCACCTTCCACTCGGCATGCGTGCGCATCCTGCGCCGCGAGATCGAAGCGCTCGGCTACTCGAGCGCCTTCACCATCTACGACGCGGACGACACCAAGCGCGTGATAAAAGAAGCCGTGAAGTCCCTCGGGCTCGACGGCGACTACTACAAGCCCGCCGCGGTCGCGGCGCGCATCTCCGCGGCGAAGTCCGCCTTCATCGGCGCCGACGAATACGCGAAGGACGCGACCGGCGACGTCTTCCTCGAGAGCGTCGCGAAGATCTACGCCCGCTACGCCGAAACGCTGAAAAAAGCCAACGCCGTCGACTTCGACGACATCATCAACCTTACCGTGAAGCTCTTCCGCGAGTTCCCGGACCGCCTGGCGTACTGGCGCGAAAAGTTCCGCTTCGTCCTCGTCGACGAGTATCAGGACACCAACGCCGCGCAGTTCCTGCTCGTCTATCTGCTGACGAAGGAAACGCGCAGCGTCTGCGTCGTCGGCGACGACGACCAGAGCATCTACAAATTCCGCGGAGCGACGATCCGCAACATACTCGACTTCGAGAAATACTACCCCGAAGCCGTCACCATACGCCTCGAGCAGAACTACCGCTCGACGGGCAACATCCTCGCGGCGGCGAACGCCGTCATCGCGAACAACCTCGAGCGCAAGGGCAAAAACCTCTGGACCGAGAAGCCGCTCGGCGAAAAGATCACGCTCTGCACCTGCGCGGACGAGCGCGGCGAAGGCGACTACGTCGCGGCGTGCATCCTGAAGCATCAGCGCGAGGGCGGCAAGCTTTCCGACTGCGCGGTGCTCTACCGCACGAACGCGCAGGCGGCGCAGATCGAGCAGAGCTTAAACTACTTCAAGATCCCCAACCGCGTCATCGGCGGCACGCGCTTCTTCGAGCGCCGCGAGATAAAAGACGTGATTTCCTACCTCTGCGTAATAGCCAACCCGAGCGACGACCTGCGCCTTAAGCGCATAATCAACCTGCCCAAGCGCGGCATCGGCGACACGACGGTGGAAGCCGCCGAACGCATCGCCGCGGGGCTGGGCGAGCCCATCATAAACGTAATACGCGAAGCGGAGAACTACCCCGACCTCGAGCGGTCGAAGGCGAAGCTCGCGGAGTTCTGCGCGCTGCTGGACGAGCTTACCGACGCGGCGCTGAACGCGCCCTTCGAGGATATCGTCAAGACCGTCGCGGAGAAGAGCGGCTATATGGCGATGCTCGCGGCGGAGCGCGACCGCGACGGACTCGACCGCGCGGATAACGTCCTCGAGCTCGGCTCGATGCTCATCCGCTACAAAAACGACAAGACCGCCGCCGGCGAAGAAGCGACGCTTACCGGCTTCCTCGAGGATATGTCCCTCGTCACCGACATCGACGACTACGACAAAAACGCCGACGCCGTCGTGCTCATGACGCTGCACAACGCCAAGGGGCTGGAGTTCAACGTCGTCTTCATAACCGGCCTCGAGGAGGAGCTCTTCCCGTCGATGCGCTCATACGACGACGGCGAGATCGAGGAGGAGCGCCGCCTTATGTACGTCGGCGTCACACGCGCGCGGGAGAAGCTCTACCTGACCCGCGCCGAGCAGCGCCTGCTCTACGGCGCGACGCGCTTCAAGAGGCCGTCCCGCTTCCTCGAGGAGCTGCCGCGCGAATACGTCGAGAAGACCGATACCCTCCCGAAACGCACGGTGAAAGCCGACTTCGGCGACTTCTTCGGCGTCGCGCGCTCGACCTACGCGCCCAAGCGCCCGCCCGCGGGACGCCCGCCGCGTCCCTCGGCTTCCGCCTCCGCGCCGAAGGCGGGGAAGACCTTCTCCGTCGGCGACCGCGTGAAGCACGCGGCCTTCGGCGAAGGCACGGTCGTCTCCGCGATCCCGATGGGCAACGACACGCTGCTCGAGGTCAATTTCACGGTCGGCAAAAAGAAGATAATGGCGAACTTCGCCCCGATAGAGAAGATATAA